A single region of the Streptomyces sp. NBC_01381 genome encodes:
- a CDS encoding HAMP domain-containing sensor histidine kinase encodes MSRLFSSVRARATLGASLVVAVALVAAGAAVLLSLRFSLIGEAESDADSAARRLASQITADIAYDKLDLPEGEDNPVQIVDADGRLVAASEDLERISGTGTAAVKPEQASPAPGGDDDDDDDSAEEALERGELSDDKKFTDGSATVDGETEDYRFAEVEVSVEKKGDLTVYAGGSLESQQSAMSTALTSLLIGFPLLLAVIAAVTWLVTRRALRPVDAIRSEMAAITASEDLARRVPEPDTHDEVARLARTTNETLAALQASVERQRRFVADASHELRSPIASLRTQLEVGAAHPELLDVDGAVEDTVRLQELAADLLLLARLDAGEKPGATRVDLAALAREELSQRTRDRVEVRTDLSGAEVAGSRGQLARVLGNLVNNAQRHARTHVTVATRAEGAWAVLAVSDDGAGVPESEREHVFERFVRLDDARTRDDGGAGLGLAIARDVAERHGGTLTVQEAPGGGALFELRVPLAPRSG; translated from the coding sequence ATGAGCCGCTTGTTCAGTTCGGTCCGGGCCAGAGCCACCCTCGGCGCGAGCCTCGTCGTCGCGGTCGCGCTGGTCGCGGCGGGCGCCGCCGTGCTGCTCTCGCTGCGGTTCAGTCTCATCGGCGAGGCGGAGTCCGACGCGGATTCGGCGGCCCGGCGACTGGCCTCGCAGATCACCGCCGACATCGCGTACGACAAGCTGGATCTGCCCGAGGGCGAGGACAACCCCGTGCAGATCGTCGACGCCGACGGCCGACTGGTCGCGGCCAGCGAGGACCTGGAGCGCATCAGCGGCACGGGCACCGCCGCGGTCAAGCCCGAGCAGGCGTCCCCCGCGCCCGGCGGCGACGATGACGATGACGACGACAGCGCGGAGGAAGCGCTCGAACGCGGTGAGCTGTCCGACGACAAGAAGTTCACCGACGGCTCGGCGACCGTCGACGGCGAGACGGAGGACTACCGCTTCGCCGAGGTCGAGGTGAGCGTCGAGAAGAAGGGCGATCTCACCGTTTACGCGGGCGGCTCGCTGGAGTCCCAACAGAGCGCGATGTCAACGGCGTTGACATCCCTGCTCATCGGCTTCCCGCTGCTGCTCGCCGTGATCGCCGCGGTGACCTGGCTGGTCACGCGGCGCGCCCTGCGCCCGGTGGACGCGATCCGCTCCGAGATGGCGGCGATCACTGCCTCGGAGGACCTCGCGCGGCGTGTGCCCGAGCCGGACACGCATGACGAGGTCGCCCGCCTGGCCCGGACCACGAACGAGACGCTCGCCGCCCTGCAGGCGTCGGTGGAACGCCAGCGCCGCTTCGTCGCCGACGCCTCGCACGAACTGCGCAGCCCCATCGCGTCCTTGCGCACCCAGCTCGAAGTGGGCGCGGCACACCCGGAGTTGCTGGATGTGGACGGCGCCGTCGAGGACACCGTGCGCCTTCAGGAGCTGGCCGCCGACCTGCTCCTGCTCGCCCGCCTGGACGCCGGGGAGAAGCCCGGCGCGACGCGGGTGGACCTGGCGGCCCTCGCCCGCGAGGAGCTGTCCCAGCGGACGAGGGACCGCGTCGAGGTGCGGACTGACCTGTCGGGCGCCGAAGTCGCCGGATCGCGCGGCCAGTTGGCGCGCGTGCTCGGCAACCTCGTGAACAACGCGCAGCGCCACGCCCGTACCCACGTCACGGTCGCCACCCGTGCCGAAGGGGCCTGGGCGGTCCTCGCGGTCTCAGACGACGGGGCCGGTGTGCCGGAGAGCGAGCGCGAGCACGTCTTCGAGCGCTTCGTACGGCTCGACGACGCACGCACCCGTGATGACGGCGGGGCCGGTCTGGGCCTCGCCATCGCGCGGGACGTGGCCGAACGGCACGGCGGCACGCTCACGGTCCAGGAGGCTCCCGGCGGGGGAGCGCTCTTCGAACTCAGGGTGCCCCTCGCGCCGCGGTCCGGCTGA
- the mce gene encoding methylmalonyl-CoA epimerase, whose translation MLTRIDHIGIACFDLDKTVEFYRETYGFTVFHTEVNEEQGVREAMLKINETSDGGASYLQLLEPTRDDSAVGKWLAKNGEGVHHIAFGTADVDGDAAAIKDKGVRVLYQEPRIGSMGSRITFLHPKDCHGVLTELVTSAAQESPEH comes from the coding sequence ATGCTGACGCGAATCGATCACATCGGGATCGCCTGTTTCGACCTCGACAAGACCGTCGAGTTCTACCGGGAGACTTACGGCTTCACGGTCTTCCACACCGAAGTCAACGAAGAGCAGGGCGTACGCGAGGCCATGCTCAAGATCAATGAGACGAGTGACGGCGGGGCTTCCTACCTGCAACTCCTCGAACCCACCCGCGACGACTCCGCCGTGGGCAAGTGGCTGGCCAAGAACGGCGAGGGTGTGCACCACATCGCCTTCGGCACCGCTGACGTGGACGGCGACGCCGCGGCCATCAAGGACAAGGGCGTACGAGTCCTTTATCAGGAGCCCCGGATCGGGTCGATGGGGTCGCGCATCACCTTCCTGCACCCCAAGGACTGCCACGGCGTGCTGACCGAACTCGTCACCTCGGCAGCTCAGGAGTCACCGGAGCACTGA
- a CDS encoding PepSY domain-containing protein, whose translation MKRNIVIATVAAVALIGGGTATAMAVTGDDESTAAKQSSVQVKDDDGQDDATENKTEVKVAKVTAADAIKAALAKQSGTAVSAELDDEDGGSLYWDVDLVGKDGSWHSVQVDPGTGKVLGSHTERDEDGDAERVAAVLKGASTTAEDAAKAAAAKGTVTSVDLDDDGAATAWDAETVASGGVESDWHVDLRSAAVTPDRGDSADHDDSDDSDDSDDSAHDDRDGQDD comes from the coding sequence ATGAAGCGCAACATCGTCATCGCCACCGTCGCCGCCGTGGCCCTGATCGGAGGCGGCACGGCGACAGCGATGGCCGTCACCGGCGACGACGAGTCGACCGCCGCCAAGCAGTCCAGCGTCCAGGTCAAGGACGACGACGGGCAGGACGACGCCACGGAGAACAAGACCGAGGTGAAGGTCGCGAAGGTGACGGCCGCCGACGCGATCAAGGCGGCGCTGGCCAAGCAGTCCGGTACGGCGGTCTCCGCGGAGCTGGACGACGAGGACGGCGGCAGCCTGTACTGGGACGTCGACCTGGTCGGCAAGGACGGCAGCTGGCACAGCGTCCAGGTCGACCCCGGCACCGGCAAGGTGCTCGGCTCGCACACCGAGCGGGACGAGGACGGCGACGCCGAGCGGGTGGCCGCCGTCCTGAAGGGCGCCTCCACCACGGCCGAGGACGCGGCGAAGGCCGCGGCGGCCAAGGGCACGGTGACGTCCGTGGACCTGGATGACGACGGTGCGGCTACCGCCTGGGACGCGGAGACGGTCGCCTCCGGCGGGGTTGAGTCGGACTGGCACGTGGACCTGCGGTCGGCCGCGGTGACCCCTGACCGCGGCGACAGCGCCGACCACGACGACAGCGACGACAGCGACGACAGCGACGACTCGGCGCACGACGACCGCGACGGCCAGGACGACTGA
- a CDS encoding AIM24 family protein yields the protein MPAGGPPGNTVFDPMTLPSDDSVNAYTFCVELKGSQWFLQKGKMIAYYGSIDFNGIGHGRLDRLVRTSFHSPLHASDWVVAEGQGKMLLADRAFDVNSYDLEDGNLTIRSGNLLAFQPTLALKQSIVPGFLTLIGSGKFVAASNGPVVFMEPPIRVDPQALVGWADCPSPCHHYDHGYLTGVIGGVRALTGIGGTSGEEHQFEFVGAGTVLLQSSEMLMADQATGAVPQQAGVPGAGGAPGQHGQQPGQPRLPGQLGDLQRRFGL from the coding sequence ATGCCCGCGGGCGGACCCCCCGGGAACACGGTGTTCGACCCGATGACGCTGCCGAGCGACGACAGCGTGAACGCGTACACGTTCTGCGTGGAGCTCAAGGGGAGCCAGTGGTTCCTGCAGAAGGGGAAGATGATCGCCTACTACGGGTCGATCGACTTCAACGGCATCGGGCACGGCCGCCTGGACCGCCTGGTGCGCACGAGTTTCCATTCGCCCCTGCACGCGAGCGACTGGGTCGTGGCGGAGGGCCAGGGCAAGATGCTCCTCGCCGACCGGGCCTTCGATGTGAATTCGTACGACCTCGAGGACGGCAACCTGACCATTCGCTCGGGCAACCTCCTCGCTTTTCAGCCAACTCTCGCCCTGAAGCAATCAATCGTTCCGGGCTTCCTGACCCTGATCGGATCCGGAAAGTTCGTGGCCGCGTCGAACGGTCCTGTGGTGTTCATGGAGCCGCCGATCCGCGTCGATCCGCAGGCCCTCGTGGGCTGGGCGGACTGCCCTTCGCCCTGCCATCACTACGACCACGGATACCTGACGGGGGTCATCGGGGGCGTGCGGGCACTGACCGGGATCGGCGGGACCTCGGGCGAGGAGCACCAGTTCGAGTTCGTGGGGGCGGGGACGGTGCTGCTGCAGTCCTCGGAGATGCTCATGGCAGACCAGGCGACGGGTGCGGTGCCGCAACAGGCGGGGGTGCCGGGCGCCGGGGGTGCACCCGGTCAACACGGACAGCAGCCGGGACAACCACGCCTTCCCGGACAACTGGGGGACCTCCAGCGTCGCTTCGGCCTGTGA
- a CDS encoding TetR/AcrR family transcriptional regulator: MSADTKTKLLEGTLRTLIEQGIAKTSARTIAAAAGVNQALVFYHFGSVDELLAAACRHGSEQRVSRYRDRLAAVSSLSELLEFGRQMHEEERAAGHVAVLGQLLAGAQTQPRLAPATAAGLALWIEEIEKVLTRVLSTTPLGEFADPSGLAKALAASFVGIELYEGVDADGANRALDALEQLSLLVTAVEDLGPLAQRAVRHRLRRARP, from the coding sequence GTGAGCGCCGACACCAAGACGAAGCTGCTCGAGGGCACCTTGCGCACCCTCATCGAACAGGGCATCGCCAAGACGTCGGCGCGCACGATCGCGGCTGCCGCCGGGGTGAATCAGGCGCTGGTCTTCTATCACTTCGGGTCGGTGGACGAGTTGCTGGCGGCGGCGTGCAGGCACGGTTCGGAGCAGCGGGTGTCCCGCTACCGGGACCGCCTGGCGGCGGTGTCCTCCCTGTCCGAACTCCTTGAGTTCGGGAGGCAGATGCACGAGGAGGAGCGGGCGGCCGGTCATGTCGCCGTCCTCGGCCAGCTCCTGGCGGGGGCTCAGACGCAGCCCCGTCTTGCCCCCGCCACGGCGGCGGGCCTGGCCCTCTGGATCGAAGAGATCGAGAAGGTCCTGACCCGGGTCCTCTCGACAACTCCCCTGGGGGAGTTCGCCGATCCGTCCGGTCTTGCCAAGGCGCTGGCGGCGTCCTTCGTAGGGATCGAGCTGTACGAAGGTGTGGATGCCGATGGGGCGAACAGGGCGCTGGATGCTCTGGAGCAACTGTCCCTCCTGGTGACGGCAGTTGAGGACCTGGGCCCACTGGCCCAGCGTGCGGTCCGCCACCGCCTCCGCCGGGCGCGGCCCTGA
- a CDS encoding response regulator transcription factor, giving the protein MRLLIVEDEKRLALSLAKGLTAEGYAVDVVHDGVDGLHRASEGTYDLVILDIMLPGMNGYRVCATLRAAGHDVPILMLTAKDGEYDEAEGLDTGADDYLTKPFSYVVLVARVKALLRRRGNAGPSPVHTLGDLKVDTAARRVFRGGDGNDDGDEVTLTAKEFAVLEQLVLRRGEVVSKGEILEHVWDFAYEGDPNIVEVYVSALRRKLGARLIKTVRGAGYRLEAPR; this is encoded by the coding sequence ATGCGTTTGTTGATCGTGGAGGACGAGAAGCGGCTTGCCCTGTCGCTCGCCAAGGGCCTGACCGCCGAGGGCTACGCCGTCGACGTCGTCCACGACGGCGTCGACGGACTGCACCGCGCGAGCGAGGGAACGTACGACCTGGTCATCCTCGACATCATGCTCCCGGGCATGAACGGCTACCGCGTCTGCGCCACCCTGCGCGCGGCCGGTCACGACGTACCGATCCTGATGCTCACCGCGAAGGACGGCGAGTACGACGAGGCCGAGGGGCTCGACACGGGCGCCGACGACTACCTCACCAAGCCCTTCTCGTACGTCGTGCTCGTGGCCCGCGTGAAGGCGCTGCTGCGCCGCCGCGGCAACGCGGGCCCGTCCCCGGTCCACACCCTCGGAGACCTGAAGGTCGACACCGCCGCGCGCCGCGTCTTCCGCGGTGGCGACGGCAACGACGACGGCGATGAAGTGACGCTCACCGCAAAGGAGTTCGCCGTCCTGGAGCAGCTCGTCCTGCGCCGGGGCGAGGTGGTCTCCAAGGGCGAGATCCTGGAGCATGTCTGGGACTTCGCGTACGAGGGCGACCCCAACATCGTCGAGGTGTACGTGAGTGCCCTGCGGCGCAAGCTGGGGGCGCGGCTGATCAAGACGGTGCGCGGCGCCGGCTACCGCCTGGAGGCCCCCCGATGA
- the meaB gene encoding methylmalonyl Co-A mutase-associated GTPase MeaB: protein MQDVPSLVAQAREGRPRAVARLISLVEGASPQLREVMAALAPLAGHAYVVGLTGSPGVGKSTSTSALVSAYRRAGKRVGVLAVDPSSPFSGGALLGDRVRMSEHASDPGVYIRSMATRGHLGGLAWSAPQAIRVLDAAGCDVILVETVGVGQSEVEIASQADTSVVLLAPGMGDGIQAAKAGILEIGDVYVVNKADRDGADATARELNHMLGLGESRGAGDWRPPIVKTVAARGEGIDEVVEALEKHRAWMEERGVLAERRAARAAREVETIAVTALRERIADLHGDRRLSALAERIVAGELDPYAAADELVAGLTSG from the coding sequence ATGCAGGACGTCCCCTCCCTGGTGGCGCAGGCCCGCGAGGGCAGGCCGCGGGCCGTGGCCCGGCTGATCTCACTGGTCGAGGGGGCGTCACCGCAGCTCCGTGAGGTCATGGCGGCGCTGGCTCCGCTGGCGGGCCATGCGTACGTGGTGGGCCTCACCGGTTCGCCCGGTGTCGGCAAGTCGACTTCGACGTCGGCGCTGGTGTCGGCGTACCGGCGGGCGGGGAAGCGGGTCGGCGTCCTGGCCGTCGACCCTTCCTCCCCCTTCTCCGGGGGCGCCCTGCTCGGCGACCGGGTCCGCATGTCGGAGCACGCGTCCGACCCCGGCGTCTACATCCGCTCGATGGCGACGCGGGGCCACCTCGGCGGCCTCGCGTGGTCGGCACCGCAGGCGATCCGCGTCCTGGACGCGGCGGGCTGCGACGTGATCCTGGTCGAGACGGTGGGCGTCGGCCAGTCCGAGGTGGAGATCGCCTCGCAGGCGGACACGTCGGTGGTGCTTCTGGCGCCCGGCATGGGCGACGGAATCCAGGCGGCGAAGGCCGGAATCCTGGAGATCGGCGATGTGTACGTCGTGAACAAGGCGGACCGTGATGGCGCGGACGCGACGGCGCGCGAGCTGAACCACATGCTGGGCCTCGGGGAGTCCCGCGGCGCGGGGGATTGGCGCCCGCCCATCGTGAAGACGGTGGCCGCGCGGGGCGAGGGGATCGACGAGGTCGTCGAGGCCCTGGAGAAGCACCGGGCGTGGATGGAGGAGCGGGGCGTCCTCGCGGAGCGCCGGGCGGCGCGGGCCGCCCGTGAGGTGGAGACCATCGCGGTGACGGCCCTGCGGGAGCGGATCGCGGATCTGCACGGCGACCGGCGTCTCTCGGCGCTGGCGGAGCGGATCGTCGCGGGCGAGCTGGATCCCTATGCGGCGGCGGACGAGCTGGTCGCGGGGCTGACTTCGGGCTGA
- a CDS encoding DUF3817 domain-containing protein encodes MDIKTASALRRLRLVSAPEAVSFLLLLVCSVLKRTTDFNAVPAMGMIHGVLFVLYVLFWLDAWNRTKWNGKTAALYFVLSVLPTGGFFAERKLKREAEAAVIASRARREGVVGA; translated from the coding sequence GTGGACATCAAGACCGCATCCGCACTCCGCCGCCTCCGTCTGGTCTCGGCCCCCGAAGCCGTCTCCTTCCTGCTGCTGCTCGTCTGCTCGGTGCTCAAGCGGACCACGGACTTCAACGCCGTGCCGGCCATGGGCATGATCCACGGCGTGCTCTTCGTCCTCTACGTGCTCTTCTGGCTCGACGCCTGGAACCGCACGAAGTGGAACGGGAAGACGGCCGCCCTCTACTTCGTCCTCTCCGTCCTGCCGACCGGCGGCTTCTTCGCCGAGCGCAAGCTGAAGCGTGAGGCCGAGGCCGCCGTGATCGCGTCGCGCGCCCGCCGCGAGGGGGTCGTCGGCGCATGA
- a CDS encoding acetyl-CoA C-acetyltransferase produces the protein MSGTTGTTSVIVAGARTPMGRLLGSLKSFSGADLGGFAIKAALDRAGIGGDQVQYVIMGQVLTAGAGQIPARQAAVKAGIPMNVPALTVNKVCLSGLDAIALADQLIRAGEFDIVVAGGQESMTNAPHLLPKSREGYKYGAIEMLDSMAYDGLTDSFENIAMGESTEKHNTRLGIARPEQDAIAAASHQRAAAAQKNGIFEAEITPVEIPQRKGDPVLFAKDEGIRAETTTESLGKLRPAFAKDGTITAGTSSQISDGAAAVVVMSKAKAEELGLDWIAEIGAHGNVAGPDNSLQSQPSNAIQHALKKEGLAVEDLDLIEINEAFAAVAVQSMKDLGVSSEKVNVNGGAIALGHPIGMSGARVVLHLALELKRRGGGVGAAALCGGGGQGDALIVKVAKA, from the coding sequence ATGTCTGGAACGACCGGTACCACCTCAGTGATCGTCGCGGGCGCGCGCACGCCCATGGGCCGCCTGCTCGGCTCCCTGAAGTCCTTCTCCGGCGCCGACCTGGGCGGCTTCGCCATCAAGGCCGCGCTCGACCGGGCCGGCATCGGCGGCGACCAGGTTCAGTACGTGATCATGGGCCAGGTGCTCACCGCCGGGGCAGGGCAGATCCCGGCACGGCAGGCCGCCGTCAAGGCGGGCATCCCCATGAACGTCCCCGCACTCACCGTCAACAAGGTGTGTCTCTCCGGGCTCGACGCGATCGCGCTCGCCGACCAGCTGATCCGCGCCGGCGAGTTCGACATCGTCGTCGCCGGCGGCCAGGAGTCGATGACCAACGCGCCGCACCTGCTCCCCAAGTCCCGCGAGGGCTACAAGTACGGCGCGATCGAGATGCTCGACTCGATGGCGTACGACGGTCTGACCGACTCCTTCGAGAACATCGCCATGGGCGAGTCCACGGAGAAGCACAACACCCGCCTGGGCATCGCACGCCCCGAGCAGGACGCGATCGCCGCCGCCTCCCACCAGCGTGCCGCGGCCGCCCAGAAGAACGGCATCTTCGAGGCCGAGATCACCCCGGTCGAGATCCCGCAGCGCAAGGGCGACCCGGTCCTCTTCGCCAAGGACGAGGGCATCCGCGCCGAGACGACCACCGAGTCCCTGGGCAAGCTGCGCCCCGCCTTCGCCAAGGACGGCACGATCACCGCGGGCACGTCCTCGCAGATCTCCGACGGCGCGGCCGCGGTCGTGGTCATGTCCAAGGCCAAGGCCGAGGAGCTTGGCCTTGACTGGATCGCCGAGATCGGGGCGCACGGCAACGTGGCCGGCCCGGACAACTCGCTCCAGTCGCAGCCGTCCAACGCCATCCAGCACGCCCTGAAGAAGGAGGGCCTGGCGGTCGAGGACCTGGACCTGATCGAGATCAACGAGGCCTTCGCCGCGGTCGCGGTGCAGTCAATGAAGGACCTCGGGGTGTCCTCGGAAAAGGTGAACGTCAACGGCGGGGCCATTGCTCTGGGTCACCCGATCGGGATGTCCGGCGCGCGGGTCGTGCTGCACCTCGCCCTGGAGCTGAAGCGGCGCGGCGGCGGCGTGGGCGCTGCGGCGCTGTGCGGTGGCGGTGGCCAGGGCGACGCGCTGATCGTGAAGGTGGCGAAGGCCTGA
- a CDS encoding MarR family winged helix-turn-helix transcriptional regulator, giving the protein METDTAPQWLTNEEQCAWRTHVEVNRMLTYQLEKDLQPFNLTMNDYDILVHLSESDEKRMRMSDLAAATLQSKSRLSHQITRMENAGLVRRENCESDRRGLYTVLTDEGMETMKKVAPHHVTSVRRHFIDLISPEALGELHKALTPIAEHLRAQRGKP; this is encoded by the coding sequence ATGGAGACCGATACGGCCCCGCAGTGGCTGACCAACGAGGAACAGTGCGCCTGGCGCACCCACGTGGAGGTCAACAGGATGCTGACATACCAGCTCGAGAAAGACCTCCAGCCGTTCAACCTGACCATGAACGACTACGACATCCTCGTGCATCTCTCCGAGTCGGACGAGAAGCGGATGCGTATGAGCGATCTCGCGGCCGCCACGCTGCAGTCCAAGAGCCGCCTGTCCCATCAGATCACCCGCATGGAGAACGCGGGCCTGGTCCGCCGGGAGAACTGTGAGTCCGACCGGCGCGGCCTCTACACCGTGCTCACGGACGAGGGCATGGAGACCATGAAGAAGGTCGCCCCGCACCACGTGACCTCGGTCCGCCGGCACTTCATCGATCTGATCTCGCCCGAGGCGCTCGGCGAGCTCCACAAGGCACTGACCCCGATCGCGGAGCACTTGCGCGCGCAACGGGGCAAGCCCTGA
- a CDS encoding AIM24 family protein — protein MPFREINSKVVEATVLPGQKLFSQRGAMLAYKGDVSFTPNIQGGQGGLASMIGRRVANEATPLMTVEGSGTVLFGHGGHHIQVIALSGDTLYVEADRLLAFDGTLQQGTMFMGSQGGVMGMVRGQVTGQGLFTTTLKGQGAVAVMAHGGVIEVPITPQRPVHVDPQAYVAHHGDVRNKLSTALGWRDMVGRGSGEAFQLELSGSGAVFVQASEEKL, from the coding sequence ATGCCCTTCCGAGAGATCAACTCGAAGGTGGTCGAGGCGACGGTCCTGCCGGGCCAGAAGCTGTTCAGCCAGCGCGGCGCCATGCTCGCCTACAAGGGGGACGTCTCCTTCACGCCCAACATCCAGGGCGGGCAGGGCGGCCTCGCGTCCATGATCGGGCGCAGGGTCGCCAATGAGGCGACGCCTCTGATGACCGTCGAGGGCAGCGGCACCGTCCTCTTCGGGCACGGCGGGCATCACATCCAGGTGATCGCCCTCTCCGGAGACACCCTCTATGTGGAGGCGGACCGGCTGCTCGCCTTCGACGGCACGCTCCAGCAGGGCACGATGTTCATGGGCTCGCAGGGCGGCGTGATGGGCATGGTGCGCGGCCAGGTCACCGGGCAGGGACTGTTCACGACCACCCTCAAAGGACAGGGCGCGGTCGCCGTCATGGCGCACGGCGGGGTCATCGAGGTGCCGATCACCCCGCAGCGCCCGGTGCACGTGGACCCGCAGGCCTATGTGGCGCACCACGGCGACGTGCGCAACAAACTCTCCACGGCGCTCGGCTGGCGCGACATGGTGGGGCGGGGCTCGGGCGAGGCGTTCCAGCTGGAGCTGTCAGGGAGCGGTGCGGTGTTCGTCCAGGCGTCGGAGGAGAAGCTGTGA
- a CDS encoding MTH1187 family thiamine-binding protein, translating into MIVAFSVTPLGVGEDVGEYVADAVRVVRESGLPNRTDAMFTSVEGEWDEVMDVVKRAVAAVEARAPRVSVVMKADIRPGVTDGMTSKVETVERHLSQ; encoded by the coding sequence ATGATCGTCGCCTTCTCCGTGACGCCGCTCGGCGTCGGCGAGGACGTGGGTGAGTACGTCGCCGACGCGGTCCGCGTCGTCCGCGAATCGGGACTGCCCAACCGGACGGACGCGATGTTCACCTCCGTCGAGGGGGAGTGGGACGAAGTGATGGACGTCGTCAAGCGTGCCGTCGCGGCGGTCGAGGCGCGTGCGCCGCGCGTCTCCGTCGTCATGAAGGCGGACATCCGCCCCGGGGTGACGGACGGCATGACGTCGAAGGTCGAGACGGTGGAGCGCCACCTTTCGCAGTGA
- a CDS encoding AIM24 family protein, with amino-acid sequence MATFRLQGSRVLAVDMSGDAVKAKNGSMVAYDGQMAFKKMSGGGEGIRGMVTRRLTGEQMTVMEVKGHGTCWFADRATEINLVELRGEKLFVESSNLLCTDAGLHTGTSFTGLRGASQGNGLFTTTVEGTGQAAIMSDGPAVVLRVSQQYPLTVDPGAYIAHQGNLRQNLQSGVTFRTFMGEGGGEAFQIRFEGDGLVYVQPSERTTMAGDV; translated from the coding sequence GTGGCAACGTTCCGACTGCAAGGCAGCAGGGTGCTCGCCGTGGACATGTCCGGCGACGCCGTCAAGGCGAAGAACGGCTCGATGGTCGCGTACGACGGCCAGATGGCCTTCAAAAAGATGTCCGGCGGCGGCGAGGGCATACGGGGCATGGTGACCCGCCGCCTCACCGGCGAGCAGATGACGGTGATGGAGGTGAAGGGGCACGGCACCTGCTGGTTCGCCGACCGCGCCACGGAGATCAACCTCGTGGAGCTGCGCGGCGAGAAGCTCTTCGTCGAGTCGAGCAACCTGCTCTGCACCGACGCGGGCCTGCACACGGGCACCAGCTTCACCGGGCTGCGCGGCGCCTCACAGGGCAACGGCCTGTTCACCACGACGGTGGAAGGCACCGGCCAGGCGGCGATCATGTCCGACGGCCCCGCGGTGGTCCTGCGCGTCAGTCAGCAGTACCCCCTGACCGTGGATCCCGGGGCGTACATCGCCCACCAGGGAAACCTCCGCCAGAACCTCCAGTCGGGAGTCACGTTCCGTACGTTCATGGGCGAGGGCGGCGGCGAGGCCTTCCAGATCCGCTTCGAGGGCGACGGTCTGGTCTACGTCCAGCCCAGCGAGCGGACCACGATGGCGGGGGACGTCTGA
- a CDS encoding DUF4166 domain-containing protein → MTPSIFRTVLGPDFDRLHPQLQRRFSVGLASGEACTGRGMMDRIWHGRGFVKPFLVVGGTRNILVPRVGRNVPFTIENVPYADSFGRETVTFVRTFDLPGRSRRFDAQMVLAPSRDRILDYLGTHQHLASDLHPRVEPDGSLLIRSGEHRFREGPVDVRVPGLIGGDAEVRESFDDRTGRFRIQVRVVNRHFGPLFGYEGSFTATYADVRACGVRAGLRPVREEARA, encoded by the coding sequence ATGACGCCGTCGATCTTCCGCACCGTGCTCGGCCCCGACTTCGACCGGCTGCACCCGCAGCTCCAGCGCCGCTTCTCCGTGGGCCTCGCGAGCGGTGAGGCGTGCACGGGCCGAGGGATGATGGACCGCATCTGGCACGGCAGGGGCTTCGTGAAGCCCTTCCTGGTCGTCGGCGGCACCCGCAACATCCTCGTCCCGAGGGTGGGCCGGAACGTCCCCTTCACCATCGAGAACGTGCCGTACGCCGACTCGTTCGGCCGTGAGACGGTGACCTTCGTGCGCACCTTCGACCTGCCGGGCCGCTCCCGGCGCTTCGACGCCCAGATGGTCCTCGCACCGAGCCGGGACCGGATCCTCGACTACTTGGGAACCCACCAGCACCTCGCGAGCGACCTCCACCCCCGGGTGGAGCCGGACGGCTCGCTGCTCATCCGCTCCGGAGAGCACCGCTTCCGGGAGGGGCCGGTGGACGTCCGCGTTCCTGGGCTGATCGGCGGTGACGCCGAGGTCCGGGAGTCCTTCGACGACAGGACGGGCCGCTTCCGTATCCAAGTCCGGGTGGTGAACCGGCACTTCGGGCCGCTCTTCGGGTACGAGGGCTCCTTCACGGCCACGTACGCCGATGTCCGCGCCTGCGGTGTACGGGCGGGCCTTCGGCCTGTCCGCGAGGAGGCGCGGGCGTGA